A DNA window from Clavibacter sepedonicus contains the following coding sequences:
- a CDS encoding DUF1905 domain-containing protein has product MPTFRTRVMQARVNATGLPVPPEALDELGAGKRPAVVVTVAGHTYRTSVGAMGGQALIPLSAAHRAASGVAADDEVEVTIELDAAPRDAVVPDEVAAAFAAEPALAEAFRALSSSRQRALVDPIGEAKTDETRQRRVEKALAALRG; this is encoded by the coding sequence ATGCCCACCTTCCGCACTCGCGTCATGCAGGCCCGCGTCAACGCGACGGGGTTGCCCGTGCCGCCGGAGGCGCTCGACGAGCTCGGCGCCGGGAAACGCCCCGCGGTCGTCGTCACGGTCGCCGGCCACACGTACCGCACGAGCGTCGGCGCGATGGGCGGGCAGGCCCTGATCCCGCTCAGCGCCGCGCATCGTGCCGCGTCGGGCGTCGCCGCCGACGACGAGGTCGAGGTGACCATCGAGCTCGACGCCGCGCCGCGCGACGCCGTGGTGCCGGACGAGGTCGCCGCCGCCTTCGCCGCGGAGCCCGCGCTCGCCGAGGCGTTCCGCGCGCTGTCGTCGAGCCGGCAGCGCGCCCTCGTGGATCCGATCGGCGAGGCGAAGACGGACGAGACCCGTCAGCGCCGCGTGGAGAAGGCGCTCGCGGCGCTGCGGGGCTGA
- a CDS encoding amidohydrolase family protein, translating into MTRGVGTGGAGPAGVWRVRELRLERIHREVAVRIAGGRVTLADPADEVLGRLDLSISDGVVDRHVHLGLVDRAALAGSPVTAVVDLGWDPAEIARIAARPPTGVDVRYAGPFHTALGGYPSDRAWAPSAAVREVARAEDAAAAVAEARAGGSGAVKIVLHDGGQLLADGVLAALVDAAHDAGLPAAVHAEGAGQAARAIRAGADVLVHVPWTERLDDATLRASATRDVLWISTLAIHDGADLATALDNARRYVALGGRVAYGTDLGNGDLPVGLNAREVELLGEVGLRGPALLEAVLGSAPGVIAHGLASPDPLPSSVEATAAQLVAWLRGAHRLGPADLPG; encoded by the coding sequence ATGACGCGAGGGGTGGGGACCGGCGGCGCGGGGCCGGCCGGGGTCTGGCGCGTGCGGGAGCTGCGGCTCGAGCGGATCCACCGGGAGGTCGCCGTGCGGATCGCGGGCGGTCGCGTGACGCTCGCCGACCCCGCCGACGAGGTCCTCGGCCGCCTCGACCTCAGCATCAGCGACGGCGTGGTCGACCGGCACGTGCACCTCGGGCTCGTCGACCGCGCGGCGCTCGCCGGGTCGCCGGTCACGGCCGTGGTCGACCTCGGATGGGATCCGGCGGAGATCGCCCGCATCGCCGCCCGGCCGCCGACCGGAGTGGACGTCCGCTACGCGGGCCCGTTCCACACCGCTTTGGGCGGTTACCCCTCGGACCGCGCGTGGGCGCCGTCCGCCGCGGTGCGCGAGGTGGCGCGCGCGGAGGACGCGGCCGCCGCCGTCGCGGAGGCGCGGGCGGGCGGATCCGGGGCGGTGAAGATCGTGCTGCACGACGGCGGCCAGCTCCTCGCCGACGGCGTGCTCGCCGCGCTGGTCGACGCGGCGCACGACGCCGGGCTGCCGGCGGCCGTGCACGCGGAGGGCGCGGGGCAGGCGGCACGCGCGATCCGGGCGGGCGCCGACGTGCTCGTGCACGTGCCGTGGACCGAGCGGCTCGACGACGCCACGCTGCGCGCGTCCGCGACGCGGGACGTCCTCTGGATCTCGACCCTGGCGATCCACGACGGCGCCGACCTCGCGACGGCCCTCGACAACGCGCGGCGCTACGTGGCGCTCGGGGGACGGGTCGCCTACGGCACCGACCTCGGCAACGGCGACCTCCCGGTGGGGCTGAACGCGCGGGAGGTCGAGCTGCTCGGCGAGGTCGGGCTGCGGGGCCCGGCGCTGCTCGAGGCCGTGCTGGGCAGCGCGCCCGGCGTCATCGCGCATGGGCTGGCGAGCCCGGATCCGCTGCCGTCGTCCGTCGAGGCCACCGCGGCTCAGCTGGTCGCCTGGCTGCGCGGGGCGCACCGGCTGGGGCCCGCGGACCTGCCCGGCTGA
- a CDS encoding IS481-like element IS1121 family transposase, translating to MSHGNARLTVHGRVLLVRRVVEDRRPVAHVARELGVSRQCAHRWVNRFRAEGLRGLTDRSSRPRSVPRRTSPERERAVLEARAQLRAGPARLAPVTGVPSRTISRILRRHGAPPLAWLDPVTGAVIRASRSTAHRYEHEHPGDLIHVDVKKLGRIPDGGGWRVHGRSEQVRGRGIGFDYVHAAVDDHTRLAYAEIHPDEKGATAAGFLTRAAAYFAGRGITRIERVITDNAFAYRHSTAFKNAVQDLGARQKFIRPHCPWQNGKVERFNRTLATEWAYRQPFTSNQHRADALDPFIEHYNTERIHSSHGLTPAARVSPTS from the coding sequence ATGTCCCACGGTAATGCTCGTCTGACGGTTCACGGGAGGGTTCTCCTCGTGCGGCGGGTGGTGGAGGATCGTCGGCCGGTCGCGCACGTCGCGCGGGAGCTGGGGGTGTCGCGGCAGTGCGCGCATCGATGGGTGAACCGGTTCCGTGCCGAGGGGCTGCGAGGGCTGACGGATCGGTCATCGCGGCCCCGGTCAGTACCGAGGCGAACGAGCCCGGAGCGGGAACGGGCCGTGCTGGAAGCGCGGGCCCAGTTGCGGGCGGGTCCTGCGCGGCTGGCGCCGGTGACAGGTGTTCCATCCCGTACGATCTCCCGCATCCTGCGCCGGCACGGGGCGCCGCCGTTGGCATGGTTGGACCCCGTCACCGGGGCCGTGATCCGGGCATCCCGGTCAACGGCGCACCGGTATGAGCACGAGCATCCGGGTGATCTGATCCACGTGGACGTGAAGAAGCTCGGGAGGATCCCGGACGGAGGCGGCTGGCGGGTCCACGGGCGCAGCGAGCAGGTCCGCGGCCGCGGGATCGGGTTCGATTACGTCCATGCCGCGGTCGATGACCACACCCGTCTCGCCTACGCGGAGATCCATCCCGATGAGAAAGGCGCGACCGCGGCCGGGTTCCTGACCCGCGCAGCGGCGTACTTCGCCGGGCGCGGGATCACCCGGATCGAGCGGGTCATCACGGACAACGCGTTCGCCTACCGGCACTCGACCGCGTTCAAGAACGCCGTCCAGGACCTGGGCGCGCGGCAGAAGTTCATCCGCCCGCACTGCCCCTGGCAGAACGGCAAGGTCGAGCGCTTCAACCGGACCCTCGCGACCGAGTGGGCCTACCGGCAACCCTTCACCAGCAACCAACACCGGGCCGACGCGCTTGACCCCTTCATCGAGCACTACAACACTGAACGAATCCACTCAAGCCACGGGCTCACGCCCGCGGCCCGAGTGTCACCAACGTCATGA
- a CDS encoding BLUF domain-containing protein: protein MRTTVYTSTATQHMTEDDLAELLRQCVRNNEKTGLTGLLLHRDGKFMQVLEGPHDAVESVFDAIEADPRHTDVRLLLDEEIPARQFPAWSMGFRTVDDATLRQLRGYDDFLDRPASAAARPNAPSRARWLLEWFRTHPA from the coding sequence ATGCGCACGACCGTCTACACGAGCACCGCCACGCAGCACATGACCGAGGACGACCTCGCGGAGCTCCTCCGGCAATGCGTGCGGAACAACGAGAAGACCGGCCTCACGGGCCTGCTGCTGCACCGGGACGGGAAGTTCATGCAGGTGCTCGAGGGCCCGCACGACGCGGTGGAGTCGGTGTTCGACGCCATCGAGGCGGATCCCCGCCACACGGACGTGCGGCTCCTGCTCGACGAGGAGATCCCGGCCCGGCAGTTCCCCGCCTGGTCGATGGGCTTCCGCACGGTCGACGACGCGACCCTCCGCCAGCTCCGCGGCTACGACGACTTCCTCGACCGTCCGGCCTCCGCCGCCGCACGTCCGAACGCGCCCTCCCGCGCCCGCTGGCTCCTGGAGTGGTTCCGCACGCACCCGGCGTGA
- a CDS encoding IS481 family transposase — protein MTHANAPFAPAGRVRLARLIVEDGWSVRRAAERFQCSPATASRWARRYRAGLPMTDRSSRPHRQPTRTSQRRERRIIALRFTRRWGPHRIGYHLRVPRSTVERVLNRYRMPLLEHVDLSTGLPARRSPARRYEHSSPGDLVHVDIKKLGRIPDGGGHRVLGRQAGRKNNPRTGRGYAFLHHAVDDHSRLAYSEILTDERKETAAAFWARANAFFTAAGITVIRVLTDNGSCYRSHAFTEALGSITHKRTRPYRPQTNGKVERFNRTLATEWAYAHPYRTDEARAATYPAWLHHYNHHRPHTGIGGLTPAERVHNLTGNYS, from the coding sequence GTGACTCACGCTAATGCCCCGTTCGCTCCTGCGGGCAGGGTTCGGCTTGCTCGGTTGATCGTTGAGGACGGGTGGTCGGTCCGGCGTGCGGCGGAGAGGTTCCAGTGCTCGCCGGCGACGGCGTCGAGATGGGCTCGCCGGTATCGGGCCGGGTTGCCGATGACGGATCGCTCATCCCGCCCGCACCGGCAACCGACCCGCACGAGTCAGCGTCGGGAGCGGCGGATCATCGCGCTGAGATTCACTCGCCGGTGGGGCCCGCACCGCATCGGCTATCACCTCCGCGTTCCGCGTTCGACGGTCGAGCGGGTGCTGAACCGGTATCGGATGCCGTTGCTCGAGCACGTCGATCTGAGCACCGGGCTCCCTGCCCGGCGGTCTCCTGCCCGACGCTACGAGCACTCCTCGCCGGGAGATCTGGTCCACGTCGACATCAAGAAGCTCGGCCGTATCCCGGACGGCGGCGGGCACCGAGTCCTCGGCCGACAGGCCGGCCGGAAGAACAACCCCCGGACCGGACGGGGGTACGCGTTCCTGCACCACGCCGTGGATGACCACTCCCGACTCGCGTACTCCGAGATCCTCACCGACGAGCGCAAGGAGACCGCTGCCGCGTTCTGGGCCCGCGCGAACGCGTTCTTCACCGCCGCGGGCATCACCGTGATCCGTGTCCTGACGGACAACGGCTCCTGCTACCGCTCCCACGCCTTCACCGAGGCGCTCGGATCGATCACGCACAAACGCACCCGCCCGTACCGGCCCCAGACGAACGGGAAGGTCGAGCGCTTCAACCGCACCCTCGCCACGGAATGGGCTTACGCCCATCCCTATCGCACCGACGAGGCCCGCGCCGCGACCTACCCTGCCTGGCTGCATCACTACAACCACCACCGCCCCCACACCGGCATCGGCGGACTCACGCCCGCCGAACGCGTTCACAACCTCACTGGGAACTACAGCTAG
- a CDS encoding glycosyl hydrolase family 18 protein, translated as MTPTRPTRPTCPAGSSRPARRARRLVSVAVGAAALLAVVVGSLPAAAAAPFQVVGYAEGGSTPVSRLDASAAALTSVVVDGVNVTSDGRGVAAPSPEAIALLRQAHARGERVELLVGNYDEALGDFSPGIADALLGSTANVDRVVQQLAAEVGTRGWDGVTVDLESLSGAHPAGLTRLVAGLKAALGSARSVSVCLMATTGDYRPLGYDLPALGRAADHVVLMAYDQHGPTWSAAGPVGGMPWVKAALVPVRKAVPAARIQLGIAGYGYTWPRTGEGRQLSDQGARDLVASQERTAVWSAQQQEWRATLRDGTVVWWSDARSYDARVALAEQLGLGGVAVWSLGLSDPLTR; from the coding sequence ATGACCCCCACCCGTCCCACCCGTCCGACCTGTCCGGCCGGCTCCTCGCGCCCGGCTCGCCGCGCACGCCGTCTCGTCTCGGTGGCGGTGGGAGCGGCCGCGCTCCTGGCCGTCGTCGTCGGATCCCTGCCGGCCGCCGCGGCGGCGCCGTTCCAGGTCGTCGGGTACGCGGAGGGCGGATCCACGCCGGTGTCGCGCCTCGACGCGAGCGCCGCCGCGCTCACCTCCGTGGTGGTCGACGGGGTCAACGTCACGTCGGACGGCCGCGGCGTCGCCGCCCCGTCCCCCGAGGCGATCGCGCTCCTCCGCCAGGCGCACGCGCGCGGCGAGCGGGTCGAGCTGCTGGTGGGCAACTACGACGAGGCGCTCGGCGACTTCTCGCCGGGCATCGCGGACGCGCTTCTGGGATCCACCGCGAACGTCGACCGGGTGGTGCAGCAGCTCGCCGCCGAGGTCGGCACGCGCGGCTGGGACGGCGTCACGGTCGACCTCGAGAGCCTCTCCGGCGCGCACCCCGCCGGCCTCACCCGGCTCGTGGCGGGGCTGAAGGCCGCGCTCGGATCCGCGCGCAGCGTCTCCGTCTGCCTCATGGCGACCACGGGCGACTACCGCCCGCTCGGCTACGACCTCCCGGCGCTCGGCCGCGCCGCCGACCACGTGGTGCTCATGGCCTACGACCAGCACGGGCCGACGTGGTCCGCCGCGGGGCCCGTCGGCGGGATGCCGTGGGTGAAGGCCGCGCTCGTGCCGGTGCGGAAGGCGGTGCCGGCCGCGCGGATCCAGCTCGGCATCGCGGGCTACGGCTACACCTGGCCGCGCACCGGCGAGGGGCGGCAGCTCTCCGACCAGGGCGCGCGCGACCTCGTGGCCTCTCAGGAGCGCACGGCCGTGTGGAGCGCGCAGCAGCAGGAGTGGCGTGCGACCCTGCGCGACGGCACCGTCGTGTGGTGGTCGGATGCGCGCTCGTACGACGCGCGCGTGGCGCTCGCCGAGCAGCTGGGGCTCGGCGGGGTGGCGGTGTGGTCGCTCGGGCTGTCGGATCCGCTGACGCGATGA
- a CDS encoding ABC transporter ATP-binding protein, with product MTSLASTAPIARAGNRDPVPGSPAASALEARDITVAYGDTEVVHGAGLEIRPGCVTALVGPNGSGKSTLLRTMARLQAARSGSLVLREESTGGAGEHESDALDLSLRRFARRVALLTQGRPTPGGLSVRDVVEFGRYPHRGRFGGADPEGRAAVDRALDLTGLAALADRGVDQLSGGQLQRVWLASCLAQETGVLLLDEPTTYLDLRYQVELLDLVRDLADDASIAVGVVLHDLDQAAALADTVALLSDGRIVKTGTPSEVLTPDLLTEVYGIPVEVHADPTTGSLRTRAVARHHHRNERLHP from the coding sequence GTGACCTCCCTCGCCTCGACCGCTCCCATCGCGCGCGCCGGGAACCGGGATCCGGTGCCGGGATCACCCGCCGCCTCCGCCCTCGAGGCCCGCGACATCACGGTCGCGTACGGCGACACGGAGGTCGTGCACGGCGCCGGGCTCGAGATCCGGCCGGGCTGCGTCACGGCGCTCGTCGGCCCGAACGGCAGCGGCAAGTCGACGCTGCTGCGCACGATGGCGCGGCTCCAGGCGGCGCGCTCCGGTTCGCTCGTGCTGCGCGAGGAGAGCACCGGCGGCGCTGGCGAGCACGAGTCCGACGCCCTCGACCTCTCCCTCCGCCGCTTCGCGCGCCGCGTCGCCCTCCTCACCCAGGGCCGCCCGACGCCCGGCGGCCTCAGCGTCCGCGACGTCGTCGAGTTCGGTCGCTACCCGCACCGCGGCCGCTTCGGCGGGGCGGATCCCGAGGGCCGCGCCGCCGTGGATCGCGCGCTCGACCTCACGGGCCTCGCCGCCCTCGCCGACCGCGGCGTCGACCAGCTCTCCGGCGGCCAGCTCCAGCGCGTCTGGCTCGCGAGCTGCCTCGCCCAGGAGACGGGCGTGCTGCTCCTCGACGAGCCCACCACGTACCTCGACCTCCGCTACCAGGTCGAGCTCCTCGACCTGGTGCGCGACCTCGCCGACGACGCATCGATCGCCGTCGGCGTCGTCCTCCACGACCTCGATCAGGCCGCCGCGCTCGCCGACACCGTCGCGCTGCTCTCCGACGGCCGGATCGTCAAGACCGGCACCCCATCCGAGGTGCTGACCCCCGACCTCCTCACCGAGGTCTACGGCATCCCCGTCGAGGTCCACGCGGACCCGACGACGGGCAGCCTGCGCACCCGCGCGGTCGCCCGCCACCACCACAGGAACGAGAGGCTCCACCCGTGA
- a CDS encoding iron-siderophore ABC transporter substrate-binding protein yields the protein MITRRRTLAMTALAAATALTLTACGTTEEASTGAGATPAGEQITLTDGTGAEVTLDGPATKVVGTEWNVVENLVSLGVDPVGVADVAGYSAWSSAVPLVNEPADIGTRGEPSVETIASLAPDLIVATTDLPADAITQLKAIAPVLQVESADGSKQIQQSEDNLELIAKATGTEDKATEVIGAYDQAVTDAKAKLDAAGLAGSKFLFADAYVDAGAVTIRPFGKGSLIGDVTTELGLENAWTGEVDPAYGLGSTDVEGLTTIGDVQFLYNSNSTQGDDPFASTLAGNAVWKSLPFVTAGDVHRMPDGIWAFGGPASMTAYAKAVSDLLAG from the coding sequence GTGATCACGAGACGACGAACCCTGGCGATGACCGCCCTCGCCGCCGCGACAGCGCTCACGCTGACCGCATGCGGCACGACCGAGGAGGCGTCCACCGGCGCCGGCGCGACGCCGGCCGGCGAGCAGATCACGCTGACCGACGGCACCGGCGCGGAGGTCACGCTCGACGGGCCCGCGACGAAGGTCGTCGGCACCGAGTGGAACGTCGTGGAGAACCTCGTGTCGCTGGGCGTGGATCCCGTCGGCGTCGCGGACGTCGCGGGCTACTCCGCGTGGTCCTCGGCCGTGCCGCTCGTGAACGAGCCCGCCGACATCGGCACGCGCGGCGAGCCGAGCGTGGAGACCATCGCGTCGCTCGCGCCCGACCTCATCGTCGCGACCACCGACCTGCCGGCCGACGCGATCACGCAGCTCAAGGCCATCGCGCCCGTGCTGCAGGTGGAGTCCGCGGACGGCAGCAAGCAGATCCAGCAGAGCGAGGACAACCTCGAGCTCATCGCGAAGGCGACGGGCACGGAGGACAAGGCGACCGAGGTCATCGGCGCCTACGACCAGGCCGTCACGGACGCCAAGGCGAAGCTCGACGCGGCCGGGCTCGCGGGATCCAAGTTCCTCTTCGCGGACGCCTACGTGGACGCCGGCGCGGTCACCATCCGCCCCTTCGGGAAGGGCTCGCTCATCGGCGACGTCACGACCGAGCTCGGCCTCGAGAACGCGTGGACGGGCGAGGTCGACCCCGCCTACGGACTCGGATCCACCGACGTCGAGGGCCTCACGACCATCGGCGACGTGCAGTTCCTCTACAACTCCAACTCCACGCAGGGCGACGACCCGTTCGCGTCCACGCTCGCGGGCAACGCCGTCTGGAAGTCGCTCCCGTTCGTGACGGCGGGCGACGTGCACCGCATGCCCGACGGCATCTGGGCGTTCGGCGGCCCGGCGTCGATGACGGCGTACGCGAAGGCCGTGTCCGACCTGCTGGCCGGCTGA
- a CDS encoding substrate-binding domain-containing protein, with the protein MCSGALPVADILPSARRIPTVVAGRPEVDASLSSVYCDETTGGQGLADHVASLGHRRVAVVTLPPAISLTMSARTRAMLDRLRELGLDVLHVRGEDHADGQIDGADGVARAIVDAGGVTAVMAPSDMWALAILDGLGRRGVTAPADVSITGYDGLPPFTSELLGFTTWRQPIPVIGTLAVDAVVDRIDGTVTGTRHTAVDGELIPGRTAAPLRA; encoded by the coding sequence GTGTGCAGCGGCGCACTCCCGGTCGCCGACATCCTGCCGTCCGCCCGGCGGATCCCCACGGTCGTCGCCGGCCGCCCCGAGGTGGACGCGTCGCTCAGCAGCGTCTACTGCGACGAGACGACGGGCGGCCAGGGTCTCGCCGACCACGTGGCGTCGCTCGGCCACCGCCGCGTCGCCGTCGTCACGCTCCCGCCCGCCATCTCCCTCACGATGTCCGCCCGCACCCGCGCGATGCTCGACCGCCTCCGCGAGCTCGGCCTCGACGTCCTGCACGTGCGCGGCGAGGACCACGCGGACGGGCAGATCGACGGCGCGGACGGCGTCGCGCGGGCGATCGTCGACGCGGGCGGCGTGACCGCGGTCATGGCGCCGAGCGACATGTGGGCCCTCGCGATCCTCGACGGCCTCGGCCGCCGCGGCGTCACCGCCCCGGCGGACGTCTCCATCACCGGCTACGACGGCCTGCCGCCCTTCACGAGCGAGCTCCTCGGCTTCACCACGTGGCGCCAGCCGATCCCCGTCATCGGCACGCTCGCCGTTGACGCCGTGGTCGACCGCATCGACGGCACCGTCACGGGCACCCGCCACACGGCGGTCGACGGCGAGCTGATCCCGGGCCGCACGGCCGCCCCCCTCCGCGCCTGA
- a CDS encoding SGNH/GDSL hydrolase family protein: MTRISELLLPALSLPGVAARVGEFLYRRADASGDIHPDDAARGTVEGPDSDRIAVVGETGMISLGVRTHQISLPAFLARHHATRTGRGVDWSIAPLPSSRLREAPAVIARAEGDLAGADAVVLLAGITDVLRVTSTRAWRRHMRGALDALRVHVPGEAWILVADIPPLDNAGSLSRPARVAAGAHAQALNRHTREVVDGLPFTRAVTFPDELTRALWRPEGEESRYQRTYRSWGAHLSEALVDARGGVSAAGAPAA; the protein is encoded by the coding sequence ATGACGCGCATCTCCGAGCTCCTGCTCCCCGCCCTCTCCCTCCCCGGCGTCGCCGCCCGCGTGGGGGAGTTCCTCTACCGGCGGGCGGACGCGTCCGGCGACATCCACCCGGACGACGCCGCCCGCGGCACGGTCGAGGGTCCGGATTCCGACCGGATCGCGGTCGTCGGCGAGACCGGCATGATCAGCCTGGGCGTCCGCACCCACCAGATCTCGCTCCCCGCGTTCCTCGCCCGGCACCACGCGACGCGGACGGGACGCGGCGTCGACTGGTCCATCGCCCCCCTGCCGAGCTCGCGCCTCCGCGAGGCGCCGGCCGTGATCGCGCGTGCCGAGGGCGACCTCGCAGGGGCGGACGCCGTCGTGCTCCTCGCCGGGATCACCGACGTGCTGCGCGTCACCTCCACCCGCGCGTGGAGGCGGCACATGCGGGGCGCGCTCGACGCGCTGCGGGTGCACGTGCCGGGGGAGGCGTGGATCCTCGTGGCCGACATCCCGCCGCTCGACAACGCCGGGAGCCTCTCGCGGCCGGCGCGCGTCGCCGCGGGCGCCCATGCGCAGGCCCTCAACCGGCACACCCGCGAGGTCGTGGACGGCCTGCCGTTCACCCGCGCGGTCACGTTCCCCGATGAGCTCACGCGCGCGCTGTGGCGACCGGAGGGGGAGGAGAGCCGGTACCAGCGCACCTACCGCTCGTGGGGCGCGCACCTGTCGGAGGCGCTCGTCGACGCGCGCGGCGGGGTCTCGGCTGCCGGTGCTCCCGCCGCCTGA
- a CDS encoding 2'-5' RNA ligase family protein, whose amino-acid sequence MDHDDPNGYDIAAPDIVPAAASRVDVRPSLLPRDDSDPYRYGIFLRPDPRTCRAVTVITDQIRAQYGLVSAGAFPPHATLIGSQPFGHDEARVVAAVTELLADRPAFPVHNAGVREHGFGFVYDVDERPDGSKNTELLALAADIDRVAAPFRRPMESPERHSFDPVRFRAHLSLASHDLLVRPDLHDEVGAFIRELDEPVPTGFVGDTVVMYRTASPDWSGRWWTTLTWEHVRTWTLGGTAG is encoded by the coding sequence ATGGACCACGACGACCCGAACGGCTACGACATCGCCGCACCCGACATCGTCCCCGCGGCGGCGAGCCGCGTCGACGTGCGCCCGTCGCTCCTCCCCCGCGACGACAGCGATCCCTACCGCTACGGGATCTTCCTCCGCCCCGACCCGCGCACCTGCCGGGCCGTGACCGTCATCACCGACCAGATCCGCGCGCAGTACGGCCTCGTGTCCGCGGGCGCCTTCCCCCCGCACGCGACCCTCATCGGGAGCCAGCCGTTCGGGCACGACGAGGCCCGGGTGGTCGCGGCGGTCACCGAGCTCCTCGCCGACCGTCCCGCGTTCCCCGTGCACAACGCGGGCGTCCGCGAGCACGGCTTCGGCTTCGTCTACGACGTCGACGAGCGGCCGGACGGCAGCAAGAACACCGAGCTGCTGGCGCTCGCGGCGGACATCGACCGCGTCGCGGCCCCGTTCCGCCGGCCCATGGAGTCCCCCGAGCGCCACTCGTTCGACCCCGTGCGCTTCCGGGCGCACCTCTCGCTCGCCTCGCACGACCTCCTCGTCCGCCCCGACCTGCACGACGAGGTCGGCGCCTTCATCCGCGAGCTCGACGAGCCCGTGCCGACCGGCTTCGTCGGCGACACGGTCGTCATGTACCGCACCGCCAGCCCGGACTGGTCCGGCCGCTGGTGGACGACGCTCACGTGGGAGCACGTCCGCACCTGGACCCTCGGCGGCACCGCCGGCTGA
- a CDS encoding helix-turn-helix domain-containing protein: MGADDDAPTGVHCRLDELLAARGMTLTRLSAIVGVSQVNLSVLKNDRARAIRYSTLVAVCRALECEVGDLLVLDPPAA; this comes from the coding sequence ATGGGCGCCGACGACGACGCACCCACCGGCGTGCACTGCCGCCTCGACGAGCTGCTCGCCGCCCGCGGCATGACGCTCACGCGGCTGAGCGCGATCGTGGGCGTCAGCCAGGTGAACCTCTCGGTGCTGAAGAACGACCGTGCCCGCGCGATCCGCTACTCGACCCTGGTCGCCGTCTGCCGCGCCCTCGAGTGCGAGGTCGGCGACCTGCTGGTGCTGGATCCGCCGGCGGCCTGA